One region of Bdellovibrio bacteriovorus genomic DNA includes:
- a CDS encoding polyhydroxyalkanoic acid system family protein, giving the protein MPKFTIDHQSSHSVEEAYSKIKEFLSNDQDIRRFDPKLQCSFDDGSKSAALKGSQFKADMSLTSSGAGSKVSVTVDLPLMLTPFKGKVQETLQRKLAKYLG; this is encoded by the coding sequence ATGCCTAAATTTACGATCGACCACCAAAGCAGCCACTCGGTTGAGGAAGCTTACTCTAAAATCAAAGAATTCCTTTCGAACGACCAGGATATTCGACGCTTTGACCCAAAACTTCAGTGTTCTTTTGATGACGGCTCTAAGAGTGCCGCATTGAAAGGTTCGCAGTTCAAAGCTGACATGTCGCTTACATCGTCTGGCGCGGGCAGTAAAGTCTCTGTCACGGTGGATCTGCCGTTGATGCTCACTCCGTTCAAAGGTAAAGTGCAGGAAACTCTGCAAAGGAAACTGGCTAAGTACCTTGGCTAA
- a CDS encoding rhomboid family intramembrane serine protease, with the protein MQPAARTWTVIRSTWLTRKPSGRAWFAASWSVLLLIIGSVFYWQNFYNSSTWMSASQFSVFSQHQYWRLWTTLFAHADLGHLASNSILFFIFGYFLSGYFGLWVFPILAFLLGGVTNALTILTYAPDINLIGVSGVVYWMGGMWLVLYLMLDEQRTWLQRSLRAMGVALGVFMPSTAFEPNVSYRAHLIGFLVGVMTGFIYYLFRKKEFKSAVTYEIVRDDELQPELQPESSNSQVERF; encoded by the coding sequence ATGCAGCCGGCAGCACGTACTTGGACAGTGATACGTTCCACTTGGCTTACACGTAAGCCCTCAGGTCGCGCGTGGTTTGCAGCATCCTGGTCCGTTCTCTTACTTATCATTGGCAGTGTTTTCTATTGGCAAAACTTCTACAATTCCTCCACTTGGATGAGTGCTTCGCAGTTCTCTGTTTTTTCACAACATCAATATTGGCGGCTGTGGACAACTTTATTTGCTCACGCTGATTTAGGACACTTGGCCTCGAACTCCATTCTATTTTTTATCTTCGGATATTTTCTTTCGGGCTACTTTGGCCTTTGGGTGTTTCCGATTTTAGCTTTTTTACTAGGCGGAGTGACGAACGCTCTGACAATTCTGACTTACGCGCCTGATATCAATCTTATCGGTGTTTCTGGAGTTGTATACTGGATGGGCGGTATGTGGCTCGTTCTTTATCTGATGTTAGATGAACAGCGCACATGGTTGCAAAGAAGTTTACGAGCGATGGGGGTCGCTTTAGGTGTTTTCATGCCTTCCACAGCTTTTGAGCCCAACGTCAGCTATCGTGCGCATCTGATTGGTTTTCTTGTTGGTGTGATGACGGGATTTATTTATTACTTGTTCCGCAAAAAAGAATTTAAATCCGCAGTGACGTACGAAATTGTGCGCGACGACGAGTTGCAGCCAGAGCTGCAACCAGAATCATCGAACTCACAAGTCGAACGGTTCTAA
- the aspS gene encoding aspartate--tRNA ligase gives MKFVKELKRTNYCGSLGTSQIGQKVVLMGWVDVRRDHGSLVFIDLRDREGIVQVVLDPNKAETSSAKNLRGEFVLALEGVVRARPEGMKNKKIKTGEIEIEATRCEILNESAVPPFQVDDPNVNETLRLKHRYLDLRSPRLTNHLMVRHKVAQLVRRFLSEQGFVEIETPILFKSTPEGARDYLVPSRVNQGTFYALPQSPQILKQLLMVSGYDRYFQIARCFRDEDLRADRQPEFSQIDMEMSFIDQEDIMQMNEKLLRTIWKEVKGVDVGDIPRMSYQEAMDRYGIDKPDTRFGMEIKDLQKVVTGSGFKVFDEVIARGGIVRGIAVPKGASYSRGQFDKLTDMAKRAGAKGLVWIKTEADGSYASPVSKFFSPEKLAEMFKTVGANHGDCALIVADDFDTACAALSTLRLHLGKELNLIDTSKDHFLWVIDFPAFEYSPDEKRWVSRHHPFTSPKDEYMQALIDGDESSYGKMLAKAYDLVCNGYEMGGGSIRIYRTELQQAMFRLLGMNKEQQEAKFGFLLDALKYGAPPHGGIAWGMDRLVMLLCGTDAIREVIAFPKTAKASDLMADCPSEVSRDQLTEVGVRLSPLAEKNLEEMKKV, from the coding sequence ATGAAGTTTGTAAAAGAGCTTAAGCGAACAAATTACTGCGGAAGTCTAGGTACATCCCAAATTGGACAAAAAGTCGTCCTCATGGGCTGGGTGGATGTCCGCCGAGATCACGGAAGTTTGGTTTTCATCGACCTTCGTGACCGTGAAGGAATCGTGCAGGTTGTTCTTGATCCAAATAAAGCAGAAACATCTTCTGCAAAAAACCTGCGTGGTGAATTCGTATTGGCGCTTGAGGGTGTCGTTCGTGCGCGTCCTGAAGGCATGAAAAATAAAAAAATCAAAACAGGGGAGATCGAAATCGAGGCCACTCGCTGTGAGATCTTAAATGAATCCGCAGTCCCTCCGTTTCAAGTCGATGATCCTAACGTGAACGAGACCTTGCGTCTTAAACATCGTTACCTGGATTTGCGTTCACCGCGCTTGACGAATCACCTGATGGTTCGTCACAAAGTGGCGCAATTAGTACGCCGCTTTCTTTCAGAACAAGGTTTCGTTGAAATCGAAACTCCGATTTTATTTAAATCAACTCCGGAAGGCGCGCGTGACTATCTAGTTCCTTCACGCGTGAATCAAGGAACTTTCTATGCGCTTCCTCAGTCACCACAAATCTTAAAACAGCTTTTGATGGTGTCGGGTTATGACCGCTATTTCCAAATCGCTCGCTGCTTCCGTGACGAAGACTTGCGCGCGGACCGTCAGCCAGAGTTTTCTCAGATCGACATGGAAATGTCTTTCATCGATCAAGAAGACATCATGCAAATGAATGAAAAACTTCTGCGCACAATCTGGAAAGAAGTTAAAGGTGTGGATGTCGGTGATATCCCTCGCATGTCTTATCAAGAGGCGATGGACCGTTATGGCATCGATAAACCAGACACTCGCTTTGGTATGGAGATCAAAGATCTTCAAAAAGTTGTAACGGGTTCCGGCTTCAAAGTTTTCGACGAAGTTATCGCTCGTGGTGGTATCGTGCGCGGTATTGCCGTGCCAAAAGGAGCGTCATACTCTCGCGGTCAGTTCGACAAGCTAACGGACATGGCAAAACGCGCGGGAGCAAAAGGCTTGGTATGGATTAAAACAGAAGCGGATGGATCTTACGCGTCTCCAGTTTCCAAATTCTTCAGCCCTGAGAAGTTGGCCGAGATGTTTAAAACAGTCGGCGCAAATCACGGCGACTGTGCTTTGATCGTAGCCGATGATTTCGACACAGCTTGCGCAGCTCTATCAACGCTTCGTTTGCACTTGGGTAAAGAATTGAACTTGATCGACACTTCCAAGGATCATTTCCTATGGGTGATCGACTTCCCAGCTTTTGAATATTCTCCAGATGAAAAACGTTGGGTTTCAAGGCACCATCCGTTCACATCACCGAAGGACGAATACATGCAAGCCTTGATCGACGGGGATGAGTCTTCGTACGGTAAAATGCTAGCAAAAGCATATGACCTTGTTTGTAATGGCTATGAAATGGGTGGCGGAAGTATCCGTATTTACCGCACAGAATTGCAACAGGCGATGTTCCGTCTTCTAGGTATGAATAAAGAACAACAAGAGGCGAAGTTTGGTTTCTTGTTAGACGCTTTGAAATACGGAGCTCCTCCACACGGTGGTATCGCCTGGGGTATGGACCGTCTGGTGATGTTATTGTGCGGAACTGATGCTATCCGTGAAGTAATCGCATTCCCAAAAACAGCGAAAGCTTCAGACTTAATGGCGGACTGCCCAAGCGAAGTCAGCCGCGATCAGTTAACTGAAGTCGGCGTTCGTTTAAGCCCGCTAGCAGAGAAAAACTTAGAAGAAATGAAGAAGGTCTAA
- a CDS encoding sigma-70 family RNA polymerase sigma factor: MAKTKARTPKKDAEKKPKIAKKASSGKAAPEKKVETKSVVAEIVEDSSQDEFQPSTEAEKAYTVETPDEDFDIEEPQESKAVTVGSSKSITSSDPLVMYLNEIRRYKVLTKEEELALAKKYFEGKDPAAAEALVKANLRFVVKVAAEYSKFGAKMIDLIQEGNVGLMHAVRDFNPYKGARLITYAVWWIRGYIQEFLMRQYSMVRIGTTQNQRKLFYQLQKEKEALDAMGIEPNTALISSRLGIPEDEVRDMAMRMSGRDVSLDRPVDEDSGTSLGDLQKNMNDQPLDEMLAKEEQLSILKKKIEEIRPELSDREKIILDERILNDDPLTLQEIGEKYKITREAVRQMEARLLKKIKAKMEEDIKE; the protein is encoded by the coding sequence ATGGCGAAAACAAAGGCTCGAACTCCAAAAAAGGACGCGGAAAAGAAACCGAAGATTGCAAAAAAAGCATCTTCTGGAAAAGCCGCGCCTGAAAAAAAGGTCGAGACGAAAAGTGTTGTCGCCGAAATCGTTGAAGATTCTTCACAAGACGAATTTCAACCCTCAACAGAGGCTGAAAAAGCTTATACCGTTGAAACCCCCGATGAAGATTTTGATATCGAAGAGCCGCAAGAGTCCAAAGCGGTCACTGTCGGCTCTTCCAAATCCATCACTTCATCCGATCCTTTGGTAATGTATCTGAATGAAATTCGTCGATACAAAGTTTTGACCAAAGAAGAAGAACTGGCTTTAGCGAAAAAATATTTCGAAGGAAAAGATCCCGCCGCCGCTGAAGCCCTGGTGAAAGCCAATCTACGTTTCGTTGTCAAAGTGGCGGCCGAGTATTCAAAATTCGGCGCTAAGATGATCGACCTTATCCAAGAAGGTAACGTTGGCTTGATGCACGCGGTACGCGACTTCAATCCCTATAAAGGGGCACGTCTTATCACCTATGCTGTCTGGTGGATTCGTGGTTATATTCAAGAGTTTTTAATGCGTCAGTATTCCATGGTGCGTATCGGGACGACTCAAAACCAGCGCAAACTTTTCTATCAGCTGCAAAAAGAAAAAGAAGCTCTTGATGCCATGGGTATTGAGCCTAACACAGCCTTGATCAGTTCTCGCCTGGGAATTCCTGAAGACGAAGTGCGCGACATGGCCATGCGTATGTCGGGCCGGGACGTTAGCTTAGATCGTCCGGTGGATGAAGACTCAGGAACAAGCCTCGGTGATCTTCAAAAAAATATGAATGATCAACCTCTGGACGAGATGCTGGCTAAAGAAGAGCAGCTCAGTATCTTAAAGAAAAAGATCGAAGAGATTCGCCCCGAGCTTTCGGACCGCGAAAAAATTATTCTGGATGAGCGCATCTTGAATGACGATCCTTTGACGTTGCAGGAAATCGGCGAAAAGTACAAAATCACTCGCGAGGCCGTTCGCCAAATGGAAGCGCGCCTTTTGAAAAAAATTAAAGCCAAAATGGAAGAGGACATAAAAGAATGA
- a CDS encoding GFA family protein produces MTYTGQCHCGNVKFEVEMTIETLVACNCSICKRKGHLLAFAPESHFKLLSGEASLKDYQFGKKSIHHYFCSNCGVGCFGAGTSPDGTKSRAINVRCLDGVDFTKFPVHNYDGASL; encoded by the coding sequence ATGACCTACACAGGACAATGCCACTGCGGAAACGTGAAGTTCGAAGTTGAGATGACTATTGAAACTCTGGTTGCCTGCAACTGCTCCATCTGCAAACGCAAAGGTCACCTTTTGGCTTTCGCTCCTGAGTCTCACTTCAAACTTCTTTCTGGTGAAGCATCATTGAAAGACTACCAATTCGGCAAAAAATCCATTCACCACTACTTCTGCTCAAACTGCGGCGTAGGATGTTTCGGTGCCGGCACATCTCCTGACGGCACAAAATCGCGCGCGATCAATGTGCGCTGCCTCGATGGCGTCGACTTCACAAAATTCCCAGTGCACAACTACGATGGCGCCAGCCTCTAA
- a CDS encoding type II and III secretion system protein, with protein sequence MKTLFLSITFFVSLTWAQDKNLTLSLGESRRLALNGQSTVWIQDRDILKAEGQGSSLTIRGTREGQTTLKLGSVVYRIQVLHPTKTDSFTELQNELKNIVGLSAEISEGDLLVKGQLYRLQDWQRLSGFARARGLTYQMRASFSEELQTKAHSLFREILETSKLPPQTLIFSEGIEARISASEDLYKKYVKLLNPYGVRVIRDDSSLEIAPTVKVQITVAEIKRSHAMKYGLEWPASYAAKLMPSGKWEVEDGLPFNLHALEENGDGKILASPNILCRSGKEAEFLAGGEFPIRILSYKASEVVWKRYGILLRVKPKADSSGRISLSIETEVTTLDKANGTGDIPGVLTNRVSSHFDLTRPQTIALSGLLKNEEGESSTGLPMLSRLPVIGALFSSKDFRENRSELVIFVRPTILKEGDSGVGQEHLQARGEDL encoded by the coding sequence ATGAAAACACTTTTTCTTTCCATCACATTCTTTGTCTCTTTGACTTGGGCCCAGGATAAAAACCTCACTCTTTCTTTGGGCGAATCACGAAGGCTTGCTCTCAACGGTCAATCCACCGTTTGGATTCAAGATCGAGATATCTTAAAAGCTGAAGGTCAAGGTTCAAGCCTTACCATTCGAGGCACTCGCGAAGGTCAAACGACTTTGAAGCTGGGCTCGGTTGTTTATCGCATTCAAGTCCTTCATCCAACGAAAACAGACTCATTTACTGAGCTACAAAATGAACTCAAAAACATTGTGGGACTCTCGGCTGAAATTTCTGAAGGTGATCTCTTGGTGAAAGGTCAGCTTTATCGCCTCCAGGACTGGCAAAGACTTTCTGGTTTTGCACGCGCGCGAGGTTTGACTTATCAAATGCGTGCAAGCTTCTCGGAAGAACTTCAAACAAAAGCCCACTCCCTGTTTCGTGAAATTTTAGAGACTTCAAAGCTGCCGCCACAAACTCTTATTTTTTCCGAGGGTATCGAGGCTCGCATTAGTGCTTCCGAAGACCTTTACAAAAAATACGTCAAATTATTAAATCCGTACGGCGTACGAGTGATTCGCGACGACAGTAGTTTAGAAATTGCCCCCACGGTAAAAGTACAGATCACGGTGGCCGAAATTAAAAGAAGTCATGCCATGAAGTACGGTCTGGAGTGGCCCGCTTCTTATGCCGCTAAATTGATGCCTTCCGGAAAATGGGAGGTCGAAGATGGTCTTCCATTCAATCTCCACGCCTTAGAAGAAAATGGCGACGGAAAAATTTTGGCAAGTCCCAATATTCTTTGCCGAAGTGGAAAAGAAGCAGAATTCCTCGCTGGTGGCGAATTCCCGATTCGTATTCTCAGCTATAAAGCTTCAGAAGTCGTTTGGAAGCGTTACGGTATTTTACTGCGCGTAAAACCCAAAGCGGACTCTTCCGGCCGCATCAGTCTTTCCATTGAAACCGAAGTGACGACTTTAGATAAAGCCAATGGCACCGGTGATATTCCCGGAGTGTTAACGAATCGCGTGTCTAGTCACTTTGATCTAACTCGTCCGCAAACCATTGCGCTTTCAGGACTCTTGAAAAATGAAGAAGGCGAATCTTCGACAGGACTTCCGATGTTGTCGCGACTCCCCGTCATTGGCGCTCTTTTTTCCAGCAAAGATTTTCGCGAGAATCGTTCTGAACTGGTGATCTTTGTTCGACCGACCATTCTTAAAGAGGGCGACAGTGGCGTTGGTCAAGAGCACCTTCAAGCTCGTGGAGAAGATTTATGA
- a CDS encoding CpaF family protein, which translates to MMIAAKTVYDKIQEDIQQIPLNEFLLSPEEASSLRSKKVEQIVEKHLTSHEQDVCTRVLNEINTWGPLSDLLEDQSITEIMVNGPQSIWIEREGKLFRHPDSFFSDLSFRNCLDRLCHEANAHITKEFPTADGAFRDFRLSMIGSDITQSSVHLTLRRHPKNPWTFLKLADIGWCRPEDLRIFRELIDKKKNFLVVGSTGSGKTSVLNSFLNLLPENERVVIIEDTSEIPLPNKASMKLLTREDPQNVLPAIDQTQLVKRALRLRPDRIAMGEVRGAEAKDFLMALATGHAGSFGTLHAQDAAQALIRLEMLIQMGAPQWNLSAIRRLIQMSLDYVIVVGREASGQRRFKGAYRLCSLEDNGFLLEPFDL; encoded by the coding sequence ATGATGATCGCAGCAAAAACCGTTTACGACAAAATTCAAGAAGATATTCAGCAAATTCCTTTGAATGAATTTTTGCTTTCCCCGGAAGAAGCCAGCTCTTTGCGTTCAAAGAAGGTGGAGCAAATCGTGGAAAAGCATCTGACTTCCCACGAACAAGATGTCTGCACGCGTGTTTTAAACGAAATCAATACTTGGGGGCCCCTTTCGGATCTTTTAGAAGACCAAAGTATCACAGAGATTATGGTGAACGGTCCTCAATCTATCTGGATTGAGCGTGAAGGAAAACTTTTTCGTCACCCGGATTCGTTCTTTTCGGATTTAAGCTTTCGCAACTGCTTGGACCGTTTGTGTCACGAAGCCAATGCACATATTACCAAGGAATTTCCTACGGCTGACGGGGCTTTTAGGGATTTTCGTTTGAGCATGATCGGAAGTGATATCACTCAGTCTTCCGTTCATCTGACTTTGCGACGCCATCCGAAAAATCCTTGGACATTTTTGAAGCTTGCCGACATCGGCTGGTGTCGCCCCGAAGACCTGCGAATCTTTCGGGAGCTGATCGATAAGAAAAAGAATTTTTTAGTCGTGGGTTCTACCGGCTCGGGTAAGACGTCCGTTTTGAATTCATTCTTAAATTTACTTCCGGAAAATGAACGCGTCGTGATTATCGAAGACACTTCTGAAATCCCTTTGCCGAATAAAGCCAGTATGAAACTTTTGACTCGTGAAGATCCGCAAAATGTTTTACCCGCGATTGATCAAACTCAACTTGTGAAGCGCGCCTTGCGACTTCGTCCGGATCGAATTGCTATGGGAGAAGTCCGTGGTGCTGAAGCCAAAGACTTTTTAATGGCGCTGGCGACCGGACACGCGGGAAGCTTTGGAACTTTGCATGCTCAAGACGCGGCTCAAGCCTTGATTCGTCTGGAGATGCTAATCCAAATGGGTGCGCCGCAATGGAATCTTTCGGCCATTCGACGCTTGATTCAAATGTCTTTGGATTACGTGATCGTTGTCGGTCGTGAAGCTTCGGGACAGCGCCGATTCAAAGGAGCTTATCGCCTTTGCTCTTTAGAGGATAACGGATTCCTTTTAGAACCGTTCGACTTGTGA
- a CDS encoding DUF1266 domain-containing protein, whose product MRRILPETTLEKRMMCLGAVFVEENQVLDEVFQVVGSDLIDGKELAPEIRDQVLDEIGEYFFRLDMNYGPEIKGDCIGILEEFWGVTDKASALKNLENIRQQGHRTKFNVLRSSLPSDGSIDAVSLEKFKQIFCFDLEVGQEVQMSKEDYTKLASWIQRTNKYLKEAGILGWDAARYVHLVRLCFVTGYLDDNEAWAEILKLAPIVEGHFESWMEFSQSFLIGRTFWSGSDDPQVKEICQKLLGHPASPWHFIPWT is encoded by the coding sequence ATGCGCCGTATACTTCCAGAAACCACCTTAGAAAAAAGAATGATGTGCTTGGGCGCAGTCTTTGTTGAAGAAAATCAAGTTCTTGATGAGGTGTTTCAAGTTGTCGGGTCTGATCTCATTGATGGTAAAGAATTAGCCCCAGAAATCCGCGATCAAGTTTTAGATGAAATTGGCGAGTACTTTTTTCGTCTGGATATGAATTACGGTCCCGAGATCAAAGGGGACTGCATCGGCATTCTTGAAGAATTTTGGGGTGTGACAGACAAGGCCTCGGCTTTGAAAAACTTAGAAAATATCCGACAACAAGGTCACCGCACAAAATTTAATGTCTTAAGATCGTCTCTTCCGTCAGACGGCAGTATTGATGCTGTCTCTTTAGAGAAATTCAAACAGATCTTCTGCTTTGATCTCGAAGTCGGGCAGGAAGTGCAAATGAGCAAAGAGGATTACACGAAGCTTGCTTCCTGGATCCAACGTACAAATAAATATTTAAAAGAGGCTGGTATTCTAGGATGGGATGCCGCCCGCTATGTTCACTTGGTTCGTCTTTGTTTCGTTACGGGTTATTTAGATGATAACGAAGCTTGGGCCGAAATTTTAAAACTCGCTCCTATAGTCGAAGGTCATTTCGAATCCTGGATGGAGTTTTCTCAAAGCTTTCTGATCGGTCGTACTTTCTGGTCGGGCAGTGATGATCCGCAAGTGAAAGAGATCTGTCAGAAGCTCTTAGGTCATCCTGCAAGTCCTTGGCATTTCATTCCCTGGACTTAG